The Moorella glycerini genomic interval GGCCCCATTGATGCCCGGGCCGAAATCCTGCTTTATGCTGCCGCCAGGGCCCAGCATGTAGCCGAACGCATCCGGCCGGCCCTGGCAGCAGGAAAAGTAGTCCTCTGCGACCGTTTTACGGATTCCAGCATCGCCTACCAGGGCTATGGCCGCAGGCTGGGGGTGGAACTGGTGCGCCAGGTTAACAGCCTGGCTACCAGTGGCCTCCTACCGGATCTTACCCTCTTAATCGACGTGCCGGTAGAGTTAGGCCTGGCACGGCGCCGGGGGAAAAGCGCCGCCGATCGCCTGGAGCGGGAGGACCTCGCCTTTCACCGGCGGGTACGCCAGGGTTACCTGGAATTGAGCCGCCTGGAGTCGCAGCGAGTCCACCTCATTGATGGTACCGGGTCCCCGGATGCCGTGTGGTCGCAGATTGAAAAGGTAGTAGAACCTTTGCTGGAGTTGAGGAAAAGCTAAATGGCAGCAGGAGAGCAGTTACCCACCGCGAAGCCCCCAATTGCCATGACTGCCCGCCACCAGCTGCGGCAGGCCCTGCAAAGGGGGAAACTCGCCCATGCCTACCTCCTGGCAGGTGGCAGTGAGGCCGCGAGGTTGGAACTGGCTAGGTACCTGGCTGCGGCCCTGAACTGCCAGGAGCCCCGGGAGGGGGAGCCCTGCGGCCGCTGTCGTTCCTGCCAGCAGATGGCTGGCGGCAACCACCCGGACTTTTATCTCTGCAAGCCCCAGGGCGTCACTCTAAAAATTGACCAGATCCGGGAACTGGAAAGGCAGTTGACCTTCCGGGCCTTCCAGGGAGGGGCCAGGGTGGCCGTCCTGGCCGGGGCCGATACCATGACCGAAGCAGCAGCCAACTGCCTGCTAAAGACCCTGGAAGAGCCCCCGGAAGGAGCCTATCTTATTTTACTGGCTGCCCAGCCGGACTTATTGCTGCCGACCATCCGTTCCCGCTGCCAGGAACTGCACCTGGGCGGGGAAGGCGGGGTGTCACCTGCCGGAGCTACCTACTGGAACCGCCTGGCAGGGGCCGGTTTAGTAGCTATGCTACAGGAAATCCTGCCCGAGCTGGAAAAGGAGGAGGATCTCCCGGCCGTTCTCCAGGCCATGGCCCTGGCCTGCCGGGACCAGCTGGTCTGGCAGTTAACAGGAACGGCAACACTATTACTGCAGCCAGGGTACCTTTTACCGGTACCCCTGTCACCGGCGCAAGCCTGGCGCTGTTTCTGGCTTATCCAGGCTGCCCGGGCGGCCATTGAACGCAATGCCAACCGCCACCTGGCCCTGGAGGTCTTGATGTTTAACCTGCACCGGGAACTGGATAAACAGTATTAATCCTTGGCTGGTGCTGCGTCAGCGGCATCTAAATTTACGGAGGTGAGGAATTATAGTTACTGTCATTGGCGTCAGGTTTAAAAAAGCGGGCAAGATTTATTACTTTGACCCGGGCGAACTGGAATTGAACCGCGGCGACCATGTTATTGTTGAGACGGCCAGGGGACTGGAGTACGGCGAGGTGGTCATCCCGCCCCGCCAGGTTGATGAAGGCCAGGTAGTGCAGCCTTTGCGGCCGGTTATCCGCCGGGCAACGGCGGCCGATACCGAACAGGCAAATATCAACCGCCAGAAGGAAAAGGAAGCATTTACCATTTGCCAGCAAAAAATTGCCGAGCACAGCCTGCCTATGAAATTAATTGACGTCGAATTTACCTTTGACGTCAGCAAAATCATTTTCTATTTTACGGCCGAAGGCCGGGTCGACTTTCGCGAACTGGTCAAAGACCTGGCGGCCGTTTTCCGCACCCGCATAGAATTACGCCAGATTGGTGTCCGGGATGAAGCCAAGATGCTGGGCGGGCTGGGTTGCTGCGGCCGGCCGGTTTGCTGTGCCACTTTTCTGGGTGAGTTTGACCCGGTTTCCATACGCATGGCCAAAGAACAAAACCTGTCTTTAAATCCTACCAAGATTTCGGGCCTGTGCGGCCGGCTCATGTGCTGCCTGCGCTACGAAAATGACGTTTATGAGGAGGCGCGACGCCACTTTCCTCCCTGTGGTGCCATGGTCCAGACACCGGCAGGTCCAGGCCGGGTAACAGGGCACAATATCCTTAAGGAAACCGTCATGGTCGAAATACCCGAGGATGGCACTATGGAATTTCCCCTGAAAAATATCAGGAGAGAAGATCATGAGCAGTAATTTTGTGGATTCTCAAGGCAGTACCCTGGTCGTAGCCCTGGCTGAACTGGAAGGACACCTGAGTGAGGTTTTAAAGGAAGTGCGGCGCCTCCGGGCTTTAGCGCGGGCCCTGGAGGAAGAAAACCAGCGCCTCAGGACCATCATGTTCGCGGCCCAGGCCGGGGAAGGTGGTTACCAGCAGCTTTTACGCTTTTATGAGGAGGGTTTTCATGTATGCCCGCCCCATTTTGCCCGGGTGCGGGACGGTGATGGCTGCCTTTTTTGCCAGAGTTTCTTAGAGAAGAAGGGGTTACAGTCCCATGGCTAGCCTTTACCTGGTAGCCACGCCCATCGGTAACCTGGAGGACATTACCCTGCGGGCCTTAAGGATCCTGCAGGAGGTCGATTTAATCGCTGCCGAGGATACCCGGCGTACCAGGGAACTCCTGGCCCATTATGACCTGCACACACCCCTGACCAGTTACCACCGCCACAACCAGGCCAGCAAAACCCCTTATTTATTAAAGCTTCTCCAGGAAGGCAGGGATATCGCCCTTGTTTCCGATGCCGGCCTGCCGGGCATCAGCGACCCGGGGGAAGAGCTGGTGCGGCAGGCGGTAGCTGCCGGCATCACGGTAGTTCCCATTCCCGGCGCCAACGCCGCCCTCGCTGCCCTGGTGGCGTCCGGCTTACCGGCTGGCCGTTTCGTCTTTGAGGGTTTTTTGCCCCGGGCCGGCAAAGAACGCCGGAAGAGGATGGCGGCCCTGGCGGCAGAAGAACGAACCCTGATCTTCTACGAGGCTCCCCACCGCCTGGTGGCTACCCTGTCTGACTTGCTGGCCACCCTGGGAGAACGGCGGCTTGCCGTCGGCCGGGAGCTGACCAAAAAATTTGAGACCATCTGGCGAGGAACGCTGCCGGAGGCGGTAGAGCATTTCCGGGCCAACCCGCCCCGGGGAGAGATCACCCTGGTAGTGGCCGGGGCCGGGCCGGCACCCCTGCCGGCTTATGACCCGGCCCGGGTAGCAGCAGAGGTGGCGGAGCTGGAGGCGGCCGGCCTCGACCGTAAAGAGGCTATGGCCAGGGTAGCCCGGCGTTACGGCCAGCCCCGGCGGGAGATTTACCGTGCCTGCTTGCAGGCCCTCAAAAAAGGTGGCGAGGCCTCCCTGTCAAAATAAAAAGGCGCCCCGAGGCGCCCCTTTTACCTGACTTAGACAGCCTTGGCCTGCTGGGTCATGGCTTCCAGGCATGCCCGGCAGACGTTTTTGCCATGGAAATTGACGATATCTTCCGCATTGCCGCAGAAAACACAGCCGGGCTCATATTTTTTCAGGATAATTTTCTCGTGGTCGACGTAAATCTCCAGGGCGTCTTTTTCATCGATGCCCAGGGTACGCCGCAGCTCAATGGGAATGACTACCCGGCCGAGCTCGTCCACTTTACGTACCACACCCGTAGATTTAATCATGGCTCTCCCCTCCCTATTTCAACATGTTTCGACAACCTGTCTATATGGTACCAGTGTTTCCAGTAAAAGTCAACCATATTTTGGACAAAAAATTAGCCTTCTCGCGCCATTATAGCCAAAACTTGACAACTTGCTCTTTTTTTTAATATAATACTCCTGAATTTGCCGAAAGGGGACGACCAGGATGGGGGACAAGGTTTTTTACGTTACCACCCCTATTTATTATCCCAGCGATAAACTGCATATTGGTCATGCCCTGACGACCACCATGGCCGATACCCTGGCCCGCTACAAGCGCCTGCGGGGTTATGACGTTTATTTTCTCACCGGTTCCGACGAGCACGGCCAGAAAATCCAGCGCAAGGCCCGGGAAGCGGATCTACCGCCCCAAAAGTATGTCGACCGGATTGTGGCCACTTTCCAGGAACTCTGGCGCCGTCTTAATATTTCTTATAACGACTTTATTCGCACCACCGAACCGCGCCATACGCGGGTCGTCCAGCATCTACTGCAGAAAATTTACGACCAGGGGGATATCTATAAGTCCACCTACGAGGGCTGGTACTGTACCCCCTGTGAAACCTTCTGGACGGAACGGCAGCTCAAGGACGGCAACTGCCCCGACTGCGGCCGGCCGGTGGAACTGGTCAAAGAAGAAAGTTATTTCTTCCGGATGAGTAAATATGCCGATAGATTGCTGCAATATATAAAAGAACACCCTGACTTTATCCTGCCCCTTTCCCGGCGCAATGAGATGATCAGCTTTATCGAGGGTGGCCTGGAGGACCTGTGTATTTCCCGGACCACCTTTGACTGGGGTATACCGGTGCCCATGGATCCCAGGCACGTTACCTATGTCTGGTTTGATGCCCTCACCAACTACATCTCCGCCCTGGGTTACGGTACCGAAGATGATCACCTCTTTCGTAAATACTGGCCGGCCGCCGTGCACCTGGTGGGTAAAGATATCGTCCGCTTCCATACCATTATCTGGCCCATTATCCTCATGGCCGCCGGCATTGACCCGCCGCGCCAGGTCTTTGGCCACGGCTGGCTCCTGGTGGACGGCGGCAAGATGTCCAAATCCAAGGGCAATGTTGTCGATCCCATGGTGCTCATCGACCGCTACGGCGCCGACGCCATCCGTTATTTCCTCCTGCGGGAAATGCCCTACGGCGCCGATGGTTACTACAGTGAAGAGGCTTTAATTACCCGCCTCAATACCGACCTGGCCAACGACTTTGGTAACCTCCTCAGCCGGACGACGGCCATGATTGAAAAATTTAACGGCGGGGTAATTGCGGCGCCCTCAGCCCCGGAGCCCCTGGATGAGGAGTTAAAGGCCATAGCCAGGGCTGTGCCGGATGAGGTGGACGCGGCCCTGAACAATTTTGAATTCGCGCGGGCCCTCACGGCCATCTGGCGCCTGGTTAACCGGGCCAATAAATACATCGAGGAGACGGCTCCCTGGGCCCTGGCCAAAGACCCCTTAAAGAAACCGCGCCTGCAGACGGTCCTTTACAACCTGGCCGAGGCCATGCGCCAGGCTACCATCATGGTGGGGCCTTTTATGCCCGGCGTACCGGCCCGGGTGTGGGAGCAGCTGGGCCTTGAAGGTGTGCCCGCGGCCCTCACCTGGGAGAGCCTGGCCACCTGGGGGGGCATCCCTGCCGGTACCCGGGTGAGAAGGGGCCCGGCCCTCTTCCCCCGCATTGAACTTAACGAACAGGAAGGAGAAGGACCGGTGGCAGGACAGGAGACTCCGGCGGCAGCAGCGCCTGCAGTTAAAGAAGAAACGGCTGCTAAACCCGGGGAAGAAGAGATAACCATCGAGGAATTCGCTCGCATTAAACTAAGGGTGGCTGAAGTCCTGGCGGCGGAGAAGGTGGCCAACGCCGATAAGCTCCTGAAGCTGGAAGTTAAAGTTGGTGACGAGCGGCGGACTATCGTGGCCGGCATCGCCCGCTACTACCGGCCGGAAGAACTGGTGGGCAAGAAGGTGGTTATTGTGGCTAATTTGAAGCCGGCCAAACTCAGGGGTATTGTCTCCCAGGGGATGGTGCTGGCGGCCGTCGCTGACGATACCTTAAGCCTGGTAACACCGGAGCGGGCTATTCAGGACGGCGCCCAGGTGCGATAAATGCCGGGACTCATTGACTCCCACGCCCACCTCAACGATCCGGCCTTTGCCGCCGACCTGGCCGGTGTCCTGGGCCGCCTGCAAGAGGCCGGCGTTGTAGCCGTAATCAACGTGGGTTATGATGTGCCATCTTCCCGGCGGGCGGTAGAGCAGGCCCACCGCTGGCAATTTATCTATGCCGCCGTGGCCATCCATCCCCACGACGCCATGACCTTTGACTCCGAGGCAGAGGCTGCTATCCGCGGCCTGGCCGGGGATAGCCGGGTGGTGGCCATTGGCGAAACGGGGCTTGATTACTACCGCAACCTTTCGCCCCGGCAGCGCCAGCAGGAGGTCTTTCGCTGGCACCTGGAGCTGGCCCGATCTTTACGCCTGCCGGTAATTGTCCATGACCGTGACGCCCATGAGGACACCCTGCAGATTTTAAAAAAGGCCGCGCCGCTGCCGGCCGGGGGTGTCCTCCACTGTTTCTCCGGCAGCTGGGAAATGGCCCGGGAGTGCCTGGGGCTGGGCTTTTATATTTCCTTTGCCGGCCCGGTGAGCTTTAAAAATGCCCACAAGCTCCGGGCCGTAGCGGCGCGGGTGCCCCTGGAGCGGCTGCTGATTGAAACCGACTGCCCGTATCTCACCCCGGAACCCCACCGGGGCCGGCGTAACGAGCCGGCCTATGTCGGCCTGGTGGCCGACGCCATAGCCGCGGCCCGGGGCCTGGCACCGGAAGCCGTCAGCGAAGCCACCGCGGCCAACGCCCGGCGCCTGTTTGGGATTTGATCAGAAAAATTCCCGCAGTACATAATCACGGAACATCGGCTCAACGAATGTATAAGACCCGCGCCCCTTCTTCTCGATCACTGTTTTAGCCAGCAAATGATCTATCGTCCGCTTAATTTCATTAGGATTGGCGTTTTCTATGCTATAAATGCTGGTTCCTGTGGCAATGCGCTTTAATACCTGGCGTCCAGTGAAACTCAGGTTTAGATCGTCTAGTAATTCATCGTAGATGGGTGCAAGAGTCAGCAGGGCGCGATCATATCCCAAGCGTACAATCTCAAGGGATATGGTGTTCTGCCCGGCTTCAAGCAATGCGTAGTATAGTTCGGAACATACAACCATCGTGTCCTGGGGGTGCCCTCCGGTTTTACGGGTAATCTCCTTTATTGCTTCCGGGGTAGATGTGATTCCCCTGGTGCGGAACTTTTTGGCAATATATTCCACCCAGGCCGTTTCGGGAATCGAGGGTATGGGAAGAATAGTGGCGAACCGGTAAAAGGCTTCCTTTTTGTCAGCGAATAGGGTTTTCATCATGCCCTCTTTTGATCCCAGGAACAAGTAGGCCACATCTTCTTGATTTTGAAAATAGGAACGCATCTTTTTATAGATTTCCGTCCCTGCTACCCGGGAAGCGTCTTGAAATTCATCGAACAAGATAACCACCGGCTTTTTATCCCGTTTAGCCAACACCCCGGGCAAGTTCAGCGCATAGTCAAGCAAGGCTTCATCGCTTTGCTCGCCTTGCGAAAGCCCCAAATCGAGTTCAAGGTCCTGGAGCTTAATTGCCAGTTTCGCAGTGCCGACAATGGTTTTAGTCCGGTCTTTCCACGCGTCGATTGTCTTGCGAATGCCAGTCCTGTTTTCCAGGCAAGCGTTAATCAGCGCAACAGCCAGATCGCGCTTGCTGGAAAGCCGGAAAAGATCAACTGAAGCGATATAAAAACCTTTTACCTTTAGCTGCCTTAGCACCTCATGGGCCAACGAGGTTTTTCCTATGCGCCGTGGGCCGTAAAGCATGACGCTTTGACCCTCAGAGAGCCTAGTTACAAGGGAGGTAATGAAGTCCTCCCTGTCGACGATATCTTCTTCTGCAACAGGACCGCCGATGGGAAATAGCTTACCTGGCATTATCAACGCCCCTTGATCTTATTATCCATGATTATTACTTATTGTGTAATATTATATTACATAAGGCGTAATAAAGCAATATTTTCCCGGCCAATCCAAAACTCGCTCCAGGAAATAGGGGTATACCGCTTGAAATAACCTATAATCCCTCCTGCCTCAGGGCAGGAGTTTTTTTACGGGTATAAAAGGCGAATATTCTGGCAAGGCTATAGCTGGCATAAAGTGGAAGGAGTGACGTCATGTTCAAGATGTTACCCCCTTCCGGCCAGCGGCCTGCCCCTGGCCGGAGAAAGTCATTGCTGGCGCTGGCCTGCCTGCTGCTGGGGCTCCAGTCCCTGCTGCTGGCCGGCTGGACCAGTAATCGCGTCGATATTTTCACCGATGGCAGCGCCAGGCAGGTAGCCACCGGCCAGTGGTACCTGGGCGACAGCCGGGGCCCGACCGGTTGCCAGGTACGGATAGGCGACTGGGTTTTACCCCTGCCCGGTGCCTGGTTCTGGCCGGGCTTAAAACTGACCATGGCCGGCGTAGTACCGGTAGCGGCCGAGATTGCCGGCCAGCCTCTCTGGTCCCAGGTACCGCTGCCGGCAGTAGCCGGAATCCTGGCCCAGGAGGGCATAACCCTGGGTCCTGAAGACAGGGTAGATAGCAACCTGGGCAGCAATGACCCTTACCAGTATATCCGGGTCATCAGGGTGGAAAATACCATTGAACTGCGCCAGGAAGCAGTACCGCCTCCCCTGGTGCGCCGGCCGGATCGGACTTTACGGCCGGGGAAGGAAAAAGTGGTCCAGGAAGGCCAGCCGGGAGTACGTTATTATAAATACCAGGTAAAGAAAGAGAATGGCGTCGAAGTCGAGCGCCAGCTCCTGGAGACCTGGATCGAAGTCCAGCCCCAGCCGCGGATAGTGGCCTACGGTAGCCGTGCCTACCCGGCAGTTACGGCGGCCCGGGCGGGGGATACCCTGAAGGTGATAGCTACGGC includes:
- the tmk gene encoding dTMP kinase, whose amino-acid sequence is MPGGLFITLEGPDGSGKTTQMERLECFLRRRGFTVECTREPGGTPLAEAIRQLLLEPRYGPIDARAEILLYAAARAQHVAERIRPALAAGKVVLCDRFTDSSIAYQGYGRRLGVELVRQVNSLATSGLLPDLTLLIDVPVELGLARRRGKSAADRLEREDLAFHRRVRQGYLELSRLESQRVHLIDGTGSPDAVWSQIEKVVEPLLELRKS
- the holB gene encoding DNA polymerase III subunit delta' codes for the protein MAAGEQLPTAKPPIAMTARHQLRQALQRGKLAHAYLLAGGSEAARLELARYLAAALNCQEPREGEPCGRCRSCQQMAGGNHPDFYLCKPQGVTLKIDQIRELERQLTFRAFQGGARVAVLAGADTMTEAAANCLLKTLEEPPEGAYLILLAAQPDLLLPTIRSRCQELHLGGEGGVSPAGATYWNRLAGAGLVAMLQEILPELEKEEDLPAVLQAMALACRDQLVWQLTGTATLLLQPGYLLPVPLSPAQAWRCFWLIQAARAAIERNANRHLALEVLMFNLHRELDKQY
- a CDS encoding PSP1 domain-containing protein, encoding MIVTVIGVRFKKAGKIYYFDPGELELNRGDHVIVETARGLEYGEVVIPPRQVDEGQVVQPLRPVIRRATAADTEQANINRQKEKEAFTICQQKIAEHSLPMKLIDVEFTFDVSKIIFYFTAEGRVDFRELVKDLAAVFRTRIELRQIGVRDEAKMLGGLGCCGRPVCCATFLGEFDPVSIRMAKEQNLSLNPTKISGLCGRLMCCLRYENDVYEEARRHFPPCGAMVQTPAGPGRVTGHNILKETVMVEIPEDGTMEFPLKNIRREDHEQ
- a CDS encoding initiation control protein YabA, with the protein product MSSNFVDSQGSTLVVALAELEGHLSEVLKEVRRLRALARALEEENQRLRTIMFAAQAGEGGYQQLLRFYEEGFHVCPPHFARVRDGDGCLFCQSFLEKKGLQSHG
- the rsmI gene encoding 16S rRNA (cytidine(1402)-2'-O)-methyltransferase, with translation MASLYLVATPIGNLEDITLRALRILQEVDLIAAEDTRRTRELLAHYDLHTPLTSYHRHNQASKTPYLLKLLQEGRDIALVSDAGLPGISDPGEELVRQAVAAGITVVPIPGANAALAALVASGLPAGRFVFEGFLPRAGKERRKRMAALAAEERTLIFYEAPHRLVATLSDLLATLGERRLAVGRELTKKFETIWRGTLPEAVEHFRANPPRGEITLVVAGAGPAPLPAYDPARVAAEVAELEAAGLDRKEAMARVARRYGQPRREIYRACLQALKKGGEASLSK
- a CDS encoding AbrB/MazE/SpoVT family DNA-binding domain-containing protein; the protein is MIKSTGVVRKVDELGRVVIPIELRRTLGIDEKDALEIYVDHEKIILKKYEPGCVFCGNAEDIVNFHGKNVCRACLEAMTQQAKAV
- the metG gene encoding methionine--tRNA ligase; the encoded protein is MGDKVFYVTTPIYYPSDKLHIGHALTTTMADTLARYKRLRGYDVYFLTGSDEHGQKIQRKAREADLPPQKYVDRIVATFQELWRRLNISYNDFIRTTEPRHTRVVQHLLQKIYDQGDIYKSTYEGWYCTPCETFWTERQLKDGNCPDCGRPVELVKEESYFFRMSKYADRLLQYIKEHPDFILPLSRRNEMISFIEGGLEDLCISRTTFDWGIPVPMDPRHVTYVWFDALTNYISALGYGTEDDHLFRKYWPAAVHLVGKDIVRFHTIIWPIILMAAGIDPPRQVFGHGWLLVDGGKMSKSKGNVVDPMVLIDRYGADAIRYFLLREMPYGADGYYSEEALITRLNTDLANDFGNLLSRTTAMIEKFNGGVIAAPSAPEPLDEELKAIARAVPDEVDAALNNFEFARALTAIWRLVNRANKYIEETAPWALAKDPLKKPRLQTVLYNLAEAMRQATIMVGPFMPGVPARVWEQLGLEGVPAALTWESLATWGGIPAGTRVRRGPALFPRIELNEQEGEGPVAGQETPAAAAPAVKEETAAKPGEEEITIEEFARIKLRVAEVLAAEKVANADKLLKLEVKVGDERRTIVAGIARYYRPEELVGKKVVIVANLKPAKLRGIVSQGMVLAAVADDTLSLVTPERAIQDGAQVR
- a CDS encoding TatD family hydrolase, with translation MPGLIDSHAHLNDPAFAADLAGVLGRLQEAGVVAVINVGYDVPSSRRAVEQAHRWQFIYAAVAIHPHDAMTFDSEAEAAIRGLAGDSRVVAIGETGLDYYRNLSPRQRQQEVFRWHLELARSLRLPVIVHDRDAHEDTLQILKKAAPLPAGGVLHCFSGSWEMARECLGLGFYISFAGPVSFKNAHKLRAVAARVPLERLLIETDCPYLTPEPHRGRRNEPAYVGLVADAIAAARGLAPEAVSEATAANARRLFGI
- a CDS encoding AAA family ATPase encodes the protein MPGKLFPIGGPVAEEDIVDREDFITSLVTRLSEGQSVMLYGPRRIGKTSLAHEVLRQLKVKGFYIASVDLFRLSSKRDLAVALINACLENRTGIRKTIDAWKDRTKTIVGTAKLAIKLQDLELDLGLSQGEQSDEALLDYALNLPGVLAKRDKKPVVILFDEFQDASRVAGTEIYKKMRSYFQNQEDVAYLFLGSKEGMMKTLFADKKEAFYRFATILPIPSIPETAWVEYIAKKFRTRGITSTPEAIKEITRKTGGHPQDTMVVCSELYYALLEAGQNTISLEIVRLGYDRALLTLAPIYDELLDDLNLSFTGRQVLKRIATGTSIYSIENANPNEIKRTIDHLLAKTVIEKKGRGSYTFVEPMFRDYVLREFF
- a CDS encoding 3D domain-containing protein; this translates as MFKMLPPSGQRPAPGRRKSLLALACLLLGLQSLLLAGWTSNRVDIFTDGSARQVATGQWYLGDSRGPTGCQVRIGDWVLPLPGAWFWPGLKLTMAGVVPVAAEIAGQPLWSQVPLPAVAGILAQEGITLGPEDRVDSNLGSNDPYQYIRVIRVENTIELRQEAVPPPLVRRPDRTLRPGKEKVVQEGQPGVRYYKYQVKKENGVEVERQLLETWIEVQPQPRIVAYGSRAYPAVTAARAGDTLKVIATAYTHTGNRTATGIWPYRGIVAVDPRVIPLGTRLYVEGYGYAVAQDTGGLIKGNRIDIFVDSEAEAIQWGRRPVTVRILGY